The sequence TGCCGGCTACGATTTGGTCGGCCGCACCGAGGTCGAGCCGTTGCCGACCGATCCTGACTTCAAGAAGACGGGCCGCCTCTGGCTGTTCGGCCTTTACCCGATTCTTGCTCCGGCGAACTGGCGGGGTCTCGGCTTCATCCGATATCGCTACGCGGATCCGACCCGCGGCGACGATACCTGGGAATGGCTGCCGGATTCGCGCCGTATCCGCCGCCTCAACGAATCGATCATGAGCGCGCGCACCGGTCCCCAGGCATGGGATCCCGATCACTACTCAGGCTTCAATCCCAAAACCGAATGGTACGATTACAAAATGATCGGTGAAAAAAATCTGCTTGCCTCTGCGCACGCCGAGCATTCACCGGAACTGCGATGCAACACCGATGGCGGCACGAGCGCGTGCCCCGAGGCGTGGGAAATGCGCCACATGTACGTCGTTCAGGCCGAACCTCGCTCAGGCTTTGGCAAGGCAGGCAACGTGCTCGATTCCCGCACGCTGATCTACATGGATTCTGAAATGTGGTTCGAGCCGTACATCGATACCTACGATCGGCAAGGCCAGCTCTGGACCAACCACATCTATTGGCTGGCCAATCGCGATCGTCCGGTGCCCGATGCGAGGGTGGCGATTTATCCGTTCAAGCGATCGTTCGTAGTCGGCGCGGTATCCACCGATTTGCAGGCAGGGTTCGCGACGATGTGCTATCTGCCCGGTCTCGAAACGCCTGAGAAGGAATGCTGGTACATCAATATGGGCGCGGTGGATCGGTCATTCTTCACCACCGACGCGATGGTCCGTGCGGCGCCATGATTTGATCGGAAGCAGACTCAACGAAGTTGCTGGCGCGGTCGCTGACCGCGCCATTTTTTTTGAGCCGCCACGCACGAGCCCGTCCGTTTGCATCCCCGGTGATTTGTCCCGCAAGAGACGCATGAGGCTGGCGTCCCCTTGGCCCGCGCAGACCGATCAATTTTCGGCGAACGAACCTCGCATTAGAATTATTGCGGATTCGATTAAGCACGGTGGCCGGGCGTTTAGCGGGGCGGAGACGATAATCCGGGAAGCTTGGAACTGACCGAAGCGCAAGTCTTTTCGCGATCGTCTGCCGGAAAACTTTAGCACCTGTCGGTACTTGTGTGGTACAGCTAGTACCGTAAGCGGAAACGGCCCGGGTCTCGTGGCGCCGCCGGAATCCTG is a genomic window of Candidatus Binatus sp. containing:
- a CDS encoding DUF1329 domain-containing protein, with amino-acid sequence MQNGNRSFPRLTTLMLGVALMATVFFAATARAQVKPGDFITMQNAAKVKDLVSPGVYYKVTHGMSMKIIPSQRIDWPPPYKDATEKYSSQVRLTQDHRSVLGFVAGQPFPLIDANDPDVGVKIIWNNVFRPITSDDYDLRFYDCDSRYQAAGKADSMQIIYGQIGHYAGYDLVGRTEVEPLPTDPDFKKTGRLWLFGLYPILAPANWRGLGFIRYRYADPTRGDDTWEWLPDSRRIRRLNESIMSARTGPQAWDPDHYSGFNPKTEWYDYKMIGEKNLLASAHAEHSPELRCNTDGGTSACPEAWEMRHMYVVQAEPRSGFGKAGNVLDSRTLIYMDSEMWFEPYIDTYDRQGQLWTNHIYWLANRDRPVPDARVAIYPFKRSFVVGAVSTDLQAGFATMCYLPGLETPEKECWYINMGAVDRSFFTTDAMVRAAP